In one Nocardia tengchongensis genomic region, the following are encoded:
- a CDS encoding VOC family protein: MSHTYSAGQRAESTAALAMVNIDSADPARQARFYAAALGWEVTYSDDNYGMVEGDGVKIGFGKIEGFRPAQWPDEDGTKRFHLDLQVDDLDDATKSLCAIGATQPDFQPGDGRWRVLLDPDGQPFCLSPRPAATP; encoded by the coding sequence ATGAGTCATACATATTCCGCGGGGCAGCGTGCGGAGTCGACGGCGGCGCTGGCGATGGTCAATATCGACAGTGCTGATCCGGCCAGGCAGGCCCGCTTTTACGCTGCCGCGCTCGGCTGGGAGGTCACCTACAGCGACGACAACTACGGGATGGTCGAAGGGGACGGCGTCAAGATCGGGTTCGGCAAGATCGAGGGATTCCGGCCCGCTCAGTGGCCTGACGAGGACGGCACCAAACGCTTCCACCTCGACTTGCAGGTCGACGACCTCGACGATGCGACCAAGAGCCTGTGCGCGATCGGAGCCACTCAACCCGACTTCCAGCCCGGTGACGGGCGCTGGCGGGTGCTGCTCGATCCTGATGGCCAGCCGTTCTGCCTGAGTCCCCGTCCCGCGGCCACGCCGTGA
- a CDS encoding MarR family winged helix-turn-helix transcriptional regulator, translating to MTETQSTLQHTANVLGALSLVVADRMNTSVEAVAALGPSAPAALAAMYQFLDGASVTQLSSVLGLTHSGTVRLVDRLVTEGLVERGGAQDGRAVSVALTRRGREMAAQILQTREKSLTTALSALSTDEIDNLASALDTMLTTVTLARAEQRSAQRSARPQPWLCRLCDFAACGRSEGDCPVNNVATTSNRC from the coding sequence GTGACGGAAACCCAGTCAACCCTTCAGCACACAGCCAACGTCCTGGGCGCCTTGAGCCTCGTAGTCGCCGACCGGATGAACACGTCCGTCGAAGCGGTCGCAGCACTCGGCCCATCCGCCCCCGCCGCCCTCGCCGCGATGTACCAGTTCCTCGACGGCGCATCGGTGACCCAACTGAGTTCCGTTCTCGGCCTGACTCATTCGGGCACCGTCCGCCTCGTCGACCGCCTCGTCACCGAAGGCCTCGTCGAACGCGGGGGAGCCCAGGACGGCCGCGCCGTCTCCGTCGCCCTCACCCGTCGTGGCCGGGAAATGGCCGCGCAGATACTCCAAACGCGCGAGAAGTCCCTGACGACCGCACTGTCCGCGTTGTCCACCGATGAGATCGACAATCTCGCGTCAGCGCTGGACACAATGCTGACCACGGTGACCCTCGCCAGAGCCGAGCAACGCTCAGCCCAGCGCAGCGCCCGTCCACAGCCGTGGCTGTGCCGCCTCTGCGACTTCGCCGCCTGCGGCCGTAGCGAGGGCGACTGCCCGGTCAACAACGTCGCCACGACAAGCAATAGGTGCTGA
- a CDS encoding DapH/DapD/GlmU-related protein, which yields MASDNFMPIHDAELLAQGERVLGAEFTAMHERVVHVTELTSRLNILPFDDETGKTALLEQILGRPLPAGVTIYPPFYTDHGLHLDLAERVFINQGCTFLDYAGIRLGRGVMIGPKATFITMGHPVDPEERRRFLTGAPIDVAENVWIGAGATILPGVSIGRDAVVAAGAVVADDVPARSLVAGPKAAVRRDW from the coding sequence ATGGCGAGCGACAACTTCATGCCGATCCACGATGCCGAGCTCCTTGCCCAGGGCGAACGGGTTCTCGGTGCCGAGTTCACAGCGATGCACGAGCGGGTTGTGCACGTCACGGAGTTGACCTCCCGTCTCAACATCCTGCCCTTCGACGACGAGACCGGAAAGACAGCCCTGCTCGAACAGATCCTGGGCCGCCCTCTCCCAGCAGGAGTCACGATTTACCCGCCCTTCTACACCGACCATGGACTGCACCTGGACTTGGCCGAGCGCGTGTTCATCAATCAAGGGTGTACTTTCCTGGACTACGCCGGTATCCGGTTGGGCAGGGGCGTGATGATCGGCCCGAAGGCCACGTTCATCACCATGGGCCACCCGGTAGACCCGGAGGAACGGCGCCGATTCCTCACCGGTGCACCGATCGATGTCGCGGAGAACGTATGGATCGGTGCCGGGGCGACGATCCTGCCCGGGGTCAGCATCGGGCGTGACGCGGTGGTCGCCGCAGGTGCGGTCGTGGCCGATGACGTGCCGGCGAGGAGCTTGGTGGCCGGCCCCAAGGCCGCGGTGCGCCGAGATTGGTAG